The Petrocella atlantisensis genome has a window encoding:
- a CDS encoding ParA family protein, translating into MGRIIAIANQKGGVGKTTTAINLSACLAEKNKKVLTLDIDPQGNTTRGLGIDKTKLKNTTYELLLGTRSLEETVMVNIYDNLSLIPANVELAGAEVELIGLKENSFIMKKLLNSIVTEYDFIIIDCPPSLSILTVNALTAADTVLVPIQCEFFALEGLSQLMHTINLVKKRLNPDLEIEGVVFTMYDARTNLSIQVVEEVKKELRRTNIYQTIIPRNVRLGEAPSYGLPINLYDSNSKGAESYRLLADEVIERRV; encoded by the coding sequence ATGGGTAGAATTATAGCGATTGCCAATCAGAAAGGTGGGGTTGGTAAAACAACAACAGCAATCAATCTTTCGGCTTGTCTTGCAGAAAAAAATAAGAAGGTTTTAACACTAGACATAGATCCTCAGGGGAATACAACCAGAGGTTTGGGTATTGATAAGACCAAACTGAAAAACACAACATATGAGTTGCTCCTAGGTACGCGTTCCTTAGAAGAAACGGTAATGGTTAACATCTACGACAATCTTTCTTTGATCCCGGCAAATGTAGAATTGGCCGGTGCAGAAGTAGAGTTAATTGGTTTAAAAGAAAACAGTTTTATAATGAAGAAATTACTAAATAGTATTGTAACAGAGTATGATTTCATCATCATTGATTGTCCGCCATCTTTAAGTATACTAACAGTAAATGCGCTAACTGCAGCAGATACTGTATTGGTACCTATTCAATGCGAGTTCTTTGCACTTGAAGGACTCTCACAATTAATGCATACCATCAATTTAGTAAAAAAACGCCTTAACCCTGATTTGGAAATTGAAGGGGTGGTTTTCACAATGTATGATGCAAGAACGAATTTATCCATACAAGTTGTAGAAGAAGTGAAGAAGGAACTGAGACGTACAAATATATATCAAACAATTATACCAAGAAATGTAAGACTCGGTGAAGCACCTAGCTATGGTTTACCAATTAATCTGTACGATTCAAACTCTAAAGGTGCAGAAAGCTACAGACTTTTGGCGGATGAAGTCATTGAGAGGAGAGTATAA
- a CDS encoding ParB/RepB/Spo0J family partition protein, with protein sequence MAKKRGLGQGLNALISDELEDEILDHGKGGTLNIRISNIEPNREQPRKVFEEDALHELADSISQYGIIQPLIVAKKDKYYEIIAGERRWRAAKIAGLKEIPVIIKDYSDEMILEVSLIENIQRENLNAIEEALAYQRLIAEFSLKQDEIAEKVSKSRSAIANTLRLLNLSNQVQQMIIDEMISSGHARALLAIEDQNAQLDIATRVFDEKLSVRETEKLIKNYLNPNKKIKRDVGILELDPIYKKIEDDVKKILGTKVSIIKKTEQLGKIEIEYYSKDELNRILELMHTISNQ encoded by the coding sequence ATGGCTAAAAAAAGAGGACTTGGGCAGGGACTGAATGCACTTATATCTGACGAACTTGAAGATGAAATATTAGATCATGGTAAAGGTGGAACCTTAAATATAAGGATATCCAATATAGAACCTAATAGAGAACAACCTAGAAAAGTTTTTGAAGAAGATGCATTACATGAATTGGCAGACTCAATTTCGCAGTATGGGATTATTCAACCACTCATTGTTGCAAAAAAAGATAAGTATTATGAAATCATTGCAGGAGAACGAAGATGGCGTGCTGCGAAAATAGCTGGTCTTAAAGAAATACCGGTGATCATCAAAGATTATTCTGACGAAATGATTCTAGAAGTATCTCTTATAGAGAACATTCAAAGAGAAAATCTTAACGCAATTGAAGAAGCATTAGCATATCAACGACTTATTGCAGAGTTTTCTCTTAAGCAAGATGAAATTGCTGAGAAGGTTTCGAAAAGTAGGTCGGCGATCGCCAATACACTTAGACTATTAAATCTTAGTAATCAGGTACAACAAATGATTATTGATGAGATGATTTCAAGTGGTCATGCTAGAGCTTTATTAGCTATAGAAGACCAGAATGCTCAACTCGATATTGCGACAAGAGTTTTTGATGAAAAACTCAGTGTAAGAGAAACCGAAAAACTGATAAAGAATTATTTGAATCCTAATAAGAAAATCAAAAGGGATGTAGGCATTTTAGAGCTTGATCCGATTTATAAAAAAATTGAGGATGATGTTAAAAAAATACTTGGAACTAAGGTTTCAATTATTAAAAAAACTGAGCAGTTAGGGAAAATTGAAATCGAATACTATTCTAAAGATGAATTGAACCGAATATTAGAATTAATGCACACTATTTCGAATCAATAG
- a CDS encoding DUF4446 family protein, giving the protein MDIYQFINDYTTDIIAVLSVVTLILLLTSLIQIITISRLKKKYKSFTHLSSEINIEGVLISNQEKIMDLIEDKVIIKEDIKKIYENLNKTFESVAMHKYDAFGGMGGQLSAVIVLINKNLDGFLLNSIHTREGSHLYTKQIIKGKTEQALSKEEQDTIKIAIEKL; this is encoded by the coding sequence ATGGACATTTATCAATTTATTAATGATTATACGACTGATATTATTGCAGTTCTTTCAGTTGTCACTTTAATACTACTATTAACCAGTTTAATACAAATTATTACGATTTCTCGTCTAAAAAAGAAGTATAAGTCTTTTACGCATCTAAGCTCGGAAATCAATATCGAAGGGGTTTTGATTAGTAATCAAGAAAAAATCATGGATTTAATTGAGGACAAGGTAATAATTAAAGAAGATATCAAAAAAATCTATGAAAATCTTAATAAGACATTTGAAAGTGTTGCGATGCATAAATATGACGCTTTTGGCGGCATGGGTGGTCAATTAAGTGCTGTTATAGTGTTGATAAATAAGAATTTAGATGGTTTTTTACTAAATTCTATACATACTAGAGAAGGCAGTCACCTGTACACAAAACAAATTATTAAAGGTAAGACAGAGCAAGCATTGTCAAAAGAGGAGCAGGACACTATTAAAATAGCCATTGAAAAATTATAG